From the Bacteroidales bacterium genome, one window contains:
- a CDS encoding pyruvate, phosphate dikinase translates to MSKVKYVYTFGDGKAEGRADMKNLLGGKGANLCEMNLIGVPVPAGFIVTTEVCTIYNQKGKDAAVNLIKDEVEAAITQVEKIMKAKFNAAGDGFPLLLSVRSGARVSMPGMMNTVLNLGLNDKTVKILAEKSNNERFAYDSYRRFIQMYGDVVMGVQAEKGHHDPFEVEIDKLKKEKGYKLDTEFTGNDLKVLVDKFKAVVKKHAGRDFPTDPWEQLWGGICAVFDSWNTERAKYYRMMHQIPEEWGTAVNVQAMVYGNMGKTSGTGVAFTRSSSTGEDIFNGEYLLDAQGEDVVAGIRTPQQITLEGSRRWAEGMGVSEEKRKAEFPSLEEVMPEVYATLDTVQQKLEDHYKDMQDLEFTIQDGKLWMLQTRSGKRTGAAMVKIACDMLDQGYITEKEALLRLEPVKLDELLHPVFDTAAIAKAKVLTKGLPASPGAASGRVVFFADEAEEWKKRGEKVILVRTETSPEDLSGMHVSEGFLTARGGMTSHAAVVARGMGKCCVSGAGDVHIDYQAREFKIGSKVYKEGDWISLNGSTGEVYEGKVATITPSLDGDFGRIMDMSNRYARMSVRTNADTPGDAKVAREFGAKGIGLCRTEHMFFEGDRIMLMREMILASDEKGRRKALAKLLPMQRKDFEGILEAMDGYGVTIRLLDPPLHEFTPNDETSQAAMAKELGISVKEVKEKVESLHEFNPMLGHRGCRLGITYPEITEMQARAVIEAACNLKQKGKNPMPEIMIPLIGSVKEFKHQEQIIRKVAEEVFAEKKVKVDYLVGTMIEIPRATLTADLIAKEAEFFSFGTNDLTQMTFGYSRDDASKFLPIYIEKGMLKNDPFQQLDQEGVGQLVDLGIKRGRSARPDLKVGICGEHGGDPSSIEFFHRVGMNYVSCSPFRVPIARLTAAQAAIR, encoded by the coding sequence ATGTCAAAAGTGAAGTATGTTTACACCTTTGGAGACGGAAAAGCCGAAGGTCGTGCCGACATGAAAAACCTTTTAGGAGGTAAAGGTGCCAATTTATGTGAAATGAATCTTATAGGGGTTCCAGTTCCAGCAGGATTTATTGTTACAACAGAAGTTTGCACAATATACAATCAAAAAGGTAAAGATGCTGCTGTAAATCTTATTAAAGATGAGGTTGAGGCTGCAATTACCCAAGTAGAAAAAATAATGAAAGCAAAATTTAATGCAGCCGGAGATGGTTTCCCGTTGTTGCTTTCTGTTCGTTCGGGTGCCCGTGTTTCTATGCCCGGTATGATGAACACCGTATTAAACCTCGGTTTAAATGATAAAACAGTAAAAATATTAGCCGAAAAATCAAACAACGAACGTTTTGCCTACGATTCATATCGTCGTTTTATACAAATGTACGGTGATGTTGTTATGGGTGTTCAAGCTGAAAAAGGTCATCATGACCCGTTTGAAGTGGAAATAGACAAATTAAAAAAAGAAAAAGGATATAAGTTAGATACCGAATTTACTGGCAACGACCTAAAAGTTTTAGTAGATAAATTTAAAGCAGTTGTTAAAAAACATGCAGGTCGTGATTTTCCAACAGATCCATGGGAGCAACTTTGGGGAGGAATTTGTGCTGTATTTGATTCGTGGAACACTGAACGCGCAAAATACTATCGTATGATGCACCAAATCCCAGAGGAATGGGGAACAGCTGTTAATGTTCAAGCAATGGTTTACGGAAATATGGGAAAAACTTCGGGTACTGGAGTTGCATTTACTCGTAGTTCATCTACTGGCGAAGACATTTTTAACGGTGAATATCTACTTGACGCACAAGGCGAAGATGTTGTCGCAGGAATTCGAACACCACAGCAAATTACTTTAGAAGGATCACGCCGTTGGGCCGAGGGAATGGGTGTTTCAGAAGAGAAACGTAAAGCTGAATTTCCTTCATTAGAAGAAGTTATGCCCGAAGTTTATGCCACACTCGACACAGTGCAGCAAAAGTTAGAAGACCATTACAAAGATATGCAAGACCTTGAGTTTACAATTCAAGACGGTAAACTTTGGATGTTACAAACAAGAAGCGGTAAACGTACTGGCGCAGCTATGGTTAAAATTGCTTGCGATATGCTCGATCAGGGCTATATAACTGAAAAAGAGGCTCTATTACGTTTGGAACCGGTAAAACTTGATGAACTCCTACACCCAGTATTTGATACAGCAGCCATAGCAAAAGCAAAAGTATTGACTAAGGGGTTACCTGCATCTCCAGGCGCAGCCTCAGGTCGCGTTGTATTCTTTGCTGACGAAGCAGAAGAGTGGAAAAAAAGAGGCGAAAAAGTAATACTTGTACGTACAGAGACATCACCCGAAGACCTTAGCGGAATGCACGTTTCAGAAGGCTTTTTAACTGCTCGTGGAGGAATGACATCACACGCAGCAGTTGTTGCACGTGGAATGGGTAAATGTTGCGTTTCTGGTGCAGGTGACGTACATATTGATTACCAAGCAAGAGAGTTTAAAATAGGCTCGAAAGTATATAAAGAGGGCGATTGGATTTCATTAAACGGCTCAACTGGAGAGGTTTACGAAGGTAAAGTCGCTACAATAACTCCTTCACTTGATGGCGATTTTGGTCGTATAATGGATATGTCAAATCGTTACGCAAGAATGAGCGTAAGAACCAATGCTGATACTCCGGGTGATGCAAAAGTTGCACGCGAATTTGGTGCTAAAGGTATTGGTTTGTGCCGTACAGAACATATGTTCTTCGAAGGTGACAGAATCATGCTAATGCGCGAAATGATTTTGGCTTCTGATGAGAAGGGGCGTCGTAAAGCTTTAGCTAAACTGCTTCCTATGCAACGCAAAGACTTTGAAGGTATTTTGGAAGCTATGGATGGATATGGCGTAACAATTCGCTTGCTTGATCCACCATTGCACGAGTTTACTCCAAACGATGAAACTTCGCAAGCTGCAATGGCAAAAGAACTTGGAATATCGGTAAAAGAAGTTAAAGAAAAAGTTGAATCTTTACACGAGTTTAATCCAATGTTAGGTCATCGTGGTTGTCGTTTGGGTATTACTTATCCTGAGATTACCGAGATGCAGGCACGTGCTGTAATAGAGGCTGCTTGTAACTTAAAACAAAAAGGAAAAAACCCAATGCCTGAGATAATGATTCCGTTGATTGGTTCTGTTAAAGAGTTTAAACATCAGGAACAAATAATTCGCAAAGTTGCTGAGGAGGTCTTTGCTGAGAAAAAGGTGAAGGTCGATTATTTGGTTGGCACCATGATAGAAATACCTCGTGCTACATTAACCGCTGATTTGATTGCAAAAGAAGCAGAGTTCTTCTCGTTCGGAACTAATGATTTAACACAAATGACATTTGGTTATTCACGTGACGATGCAAGCAAATTCTTACCTATTTATATAGAAAAAGGAATGTTGAAAAACGACCCGTTCCAACAGCTTGATCAAGAAGGAGTTGGACAATTAGTTGACTTGGGTATTAAAAGAGGTCGTAGTGCTCGACCCGATTTAAAAGTTGGTATATGTGGAGAACATGGTGGCGATCCAAGCTCGATAGAATTCTTCCATCGAGTAGGCATGAATTACGTTTCATGCAGCCCATTTAGAGTGCCTATTGCTCGGTTGACAGCGGCTCAAGCAGCAATACGTTAG
- the rpmA gene encoding 50S ribosomal protein L27, with protein MAHKKGVGSSKNGRESESKRLGVKIYGGQFAKAGNIIVRQRGTRHNPGQNVGIGKDHTLFALTDGIVVFRKKHDNKSYVSVEAISEN; from the coding sequence ATGGCACATAAGAAAGGAGTAGGTAGTTCCAAGAACGGACGCGAATCGGAAAGCAAACGTTTGGGCGTTAAAATTTACGGTGGTCAATTTGCAAAAGCCGGAAACATTATCGTCCGTCAACGAGGCACAAGACACAACCCAGGTCAAAACGTGGGTATAGGCAAAGATCATACGCTATTTGCTTTAACTGATGGTATTGTTGTTTTTCGTAAAAAACATGACAACAAATCATACGTATCAGTAGAAGCAATCTCTGAAAATTAA
- the rplU gene encoding 50S ribosomal protein L21, with product MYAIVEIAGQQFKVQKDQKIFVHRLDSNEGDKVEFERVLLVDNNGQVKVGTPVVEGAKVSATVLTHIKGKKVLVFKKKRRKGYQKCNGHRQHFSQIQINEINA from the coding sequence ATGTACGCAATAGTAGAAATTGCCGGTCAACAGTTTAAAGTACAGAAGGATCAAAAAATATTTGTACACCGCTTAGATAGCAACGAAGGTGACAAAGTTGAATTTGAACGAGTTCTTTTAGTTGACAATAACGGCCAGGTAAAAGTCGGAACACCTGTAGTAGAAGGAGCAAAAGTGTCCGCAACCGTGTTAACACACATAAAAGGTAAAAAAGTGTTGGTTTTCAAGAAGAAACGTCGTAAAGGATATCAGAAATGCAACGGTCATCGCCAACATTTTAGCCAAATTCAAATTAATGAAATTAACGCTTAA
- a CDS encoding redoxin domain-containing protein, whose amino-acid sequence MRIIIICVALLTISCSGYTQPYEHQFLVKVGDTAPDFVINEISGKSYKLRDLRGSVVMLQFTASWCSVCNKEMPYIENEIWQVGKNKGLKVIGIDLDEPIDKVKEFAKRTKVTYPLALDPEGAIFYQYAQKPAGVTRNVIVDREGKIIALTRLFNKDEFDSMKKIIFEELDKK is encoded by the coding sequence ATGAGAATAATAATAATTTGCGTAGCCCTATTAACAATTAGTTGTTCAGGATATACTCAACCATATGAACATCAATTTTTAGTAAAAGTTGGTGACACAGCACCAGATTTTGTTATAAACGAAATATCAGGCAAGTCGTATAAACTGAGAGATTTGCGTGGGAGTGTAGTGATGCTGCAATTTACAGCAAGCTGGTGTTCTGTTTGCAACAAGGAGATGCCATATATCGAAAATGAGATTTGGCAAGTAGGCAAAAACAAAGGTTTAAAAGTCATCGGTATAGATTTAGACGAGCCGATTGACAAAGTTAAAGAGTTTGCAAAACGCACTAAAGTTACTTACCCATTGGCATTAGATCCCGAAGGAGCTATATTTTATCAATATGCTCAAAAACCCGCAGGTGTTACCAGAAATGTTATTGTTGATCGTGAAGGAAAAATCATCGCATTGACACGTCTTTTCAATAAGGATGAGTTCGACAGCATGAAAAAAATAATTTTTGAGGAATTAGATAAAAAATAA